The window tgtgtgtgtgtctgtgtgtgtgtgtgtgtgtgtatatgggtTTCTACTGCACCATACAGGCATTTACCCTCCTTCTCCTTTGCTAAACTATGTTAATAATATGTTTTGAGCTCTTTTGAGTCAGAGTGCTCGCTTTCATGGAAGCACCATTGTGCAATAGTGTGATTCAGCTGACTGATCTGTCCAAAAAACTGTGAGGTATTACAATCTGCAGCAGATGGACAGTTAGGTGAGGAGACGTGTTTACAATCTAGGTAAACCGTGTAACCATTCATTTTGAATTCAGCAAGAAAGATGTTTTTTCGATTGGCTGCGTTTAACAGGTGACATATCcctgttgttgattaatttcaAATGACTTTGTGAACTGAACTAGAAAGCAGACACTACAGAGTACATGAGAATGTGTATGAGTgcacatttaaaattttgaataaGCTTTGGTTGAGGATTTGAATACATTGCATTTCCTCGCAAGACCTCCTTTCCCATGGGCTTCAGATAAATAAGATTCTACTGTATTGTCTGACTCCCTAATGATTATTcatgatgaaaatgataaacGTCTTAAGTGAACAAACTACAGAGCTAATCAAAAACACAGCAGGTTTTAATAATGAGAACCACCTGGGTAAGATTAAGGCCTGGGTGTGAAATAACAGGGGTGGATTGAGCAGGAAAATAGTAGACACAACATTCCTTTCCCCAACAATGGTGATCTTGCCAGAAATCTGCAGACTGAGCGTGGAACAGGGAGCCTCCACTGTGTttatactgtagctgtggtACGTTAATCATCACCCTCCTTGTAATGCATGTTTCAGCAAAGTGCTCAGAGAAAGGCATTGAGAGAAGAGCTGGATAATCCTTATAGATAGATAAGGAAGCATGGACgatgtatatttatattcttGAATAGGCCTTGAAAAGTATGCATgtacattattttgtgtcaaTTATGCCACGTCAGAGTGAGGAAGTTTGATGTTACCACAGCTCAGAGCTGTGTTTCATAGTTTTATCGTCGTACAGATGAACAAGAGATACAGTATCTTCATGGAAACTCAATATCTGAATATTATGAATTCATAAGATATACATCTGAGGCAAAGTTGTGAGTTTGCTTTCTACACATTGCATAATTTGGTATTACAAGTTCTGAACATTAAGGATTTATGCAGCTAATCAAACTTCCaacatttctcctctttcttattttcagaGCACATGGAGAGGGTGCATGAGCTTTATGATGGAGAAACCATGCCCCTTCGCTTCCTGTTCAACCTCACAAGCATTCCAGAGGACGAGCTGCTCTCTTCCGCCGAACTGAGGCTCTACCGTCATCAGATTGATGAGGCCATCGCTGACACCCTCTCAGATGACCAGGGGCTTCACCGGATAAACGTGTACGAGGTGCTAAAGCCCCCGCGGCCAGGGCAGCTAATCACGCAGCTCTTGGATACGCGGCTTGTGCGCCACAATACGTCACGCTGGGAGAGCTTTGACGTGAGCCCTGCCGTGCTGCGCTGGACTCAAGAGCGCCTCCCAAATTATGGGCTGGCTGTGGAGGTTCTGCACCTCAACCAGACGCCGCGCCACCAGGGCCGACATGTTCGCGTCAGCCGTTCACTACACCGGGAGCCTGGCGAGGACTGGGAGCAACTACGCCCCCTCCTGGTTACCTTTGGCCATGACGGGAAGGGTCACCCGCTGACCCGCAGGACCAAGCGCAGCCCCAAGCCGCGTGGCCGTAAACGCAACCGCAACTGCCGGCGCCACGCACTGTATGTTGACTTCAGCGATGTAGGCTGGAATGACTGGATAGTGGCTCCCCCTGGTTACCAGGCCTATTACTGCCACGGGGAATGCCCCTTTCCTTTGGCGGATCATCTGAACTCAACCAACCATGCCATTGTTCAGACACTGGTGAACTCTGTGAACAACAACATTCCCAAGGCCTGCTGCGTGCCAACAGAGCTCAGTGCCATCTCCATGCTCTACCTAGACGAACATGACAAGGTGGTCCTAAAAAACTACCAGGAAATGGTAGTGGAGGGCTGCGGCTGCCGCTAACACACAGACTAACTAGAACTTGGACTTGGACTGGCGACTTGAAAAAAGCAACATGGACGCTAAAACAAATCAGAAGGTCTTTACTCCCAAAAATGTTCACTTGGACCCTTATTTATAACTTTTATGTTGAGGTGTATGTTTgtctcacttttttttgtttctttgacaatatgatcatatattttgacaaaatatatatatttatatctacatattaaaaataaattgagtccttattttaaacataaaaaagctGTACAACTTTTCATAATGTACATTAGATTGTATAAGGTTTTTTTATtgagaaaatagtaaaaacaatctaaaaagtaaagtttatttactgGTAATATTTATTGCTCtcatattatatacattttggagaaaaaataaaaacatgaattgcTTACAATAACACATTCAAGCAGATCACAAGATGCAcccttcttgtgtgtgtatttgtgtaaattaGAGCACTGCGTGAATTTCTCACAACACTGATTTTTTTAAGGAATCAGTTGAAATCAGAAATGTACATTGACTTTAATTAACCtctttacattaataataagCCGATGCTTTTAATAAGCCCCTTAAAACAAAAttcattttacctttttgtaaaatatctGTAATAACTATCTACTATAAGGGGGTTGTAAAAATAGAAGTTGACAGTAATTATCCATTACTGTTTTAACATGAATTTGGATTTAAATTCTAAGCCTGATACTTATCCTGATGGCCTTTCAAATGTGTTCAAATAAATTT is drawn from Siniperca chuatsi isolate FFG_IHB_CAS linkage group LG15, ASM2008510v1, whole genome shotgun sequence and contains these coding sequences:
- the bmp4 gene encoding bone morphogenetic protein 4 — translated: MIPGNRMLMVILICQVLLGESNHASLIPEEGKKKVPGLQGRSAAQSHELLRDFEATLLHMFGLKRRPRPSRSTTVPRYLLDLYRLQSGEAEETGAHDIAFEYPERSASRANTVRGFHHEEHMERVHELYDGETMPLRFLFNLTSIPEDELLSSAELRLYRHQIDEAIADTLSDDQGLHRINVYEVLKPPRPGQLITQLLDTRLVRHNTSRWESFDVSPAVLRWTQERLPNYGLAVEVLHLNQTPRHQGRHVRVSRSLHREPGEDWEQLRPLLVTFGHDGKGHPLTRRTKRSPKPRGRKRNRNCRRHALYVDFSDVGWNDWIVAPPGYQAYYCHGECPFPLADHLNSTNHAIVQTLVNSVNNNIPKACCVPTELSAISMLYLDEHDKVVLKNYQEMVVEGCGCR